A single genomic interval of Haloterrigena salifodinae harbors:
- a CDS encoding DUF4242 domain-containing protein produces MSEHDREQELEDFLILRELDEPITGAELEAAGEQSGKTLSNLRDEGVDIRWVESEVLTNEEGDVTGTFCHYRAESEDAIREHADRAGLPATHIDRRGEPLEGE; encoded by the coding sequence ATGTCCGAACACGATCGCGAGCAAGAGCTGGAGGACTTCCTCATCCTCCGCGAGCTGGACGAACCGATCACCGGGGCGGAACTGGAGGCGGCCGGCGAGCAATCCGGGAAGACGCTGTCAAACCTCCGGGACGAGGGCGTCGACATCCGGTGGGTCGAATCCGAAGTCCTGACGAACGAGGAGGGCGACGTCACCGGGACGTTCTGTCACTACCGAGCCGAGAGCGAGGATGCCATCCGCGAACACGCGGATCGAGCCGGGCTGCCAGCGACGCACATCGATCGGCGCGGGGAGCCGCTCGAGGGTGAATAA
- a CDS encoding inositol monophosphatase family protein translates to MSKHDGAAGRASVAVHAARAGADVAAGSFRGELEVDRKDGKTDVVTQADREAQQRVIDVIEASYPDDPIVGEEDDALKAVPETGPAWIVDPIDGTNNYVNGIRAFGTAVAAVRDGDPVAAATVCPALGDTYRVGPTGAVRNDEPLSVSDCADPEAATVCPTYWWNFDQRDQYAAAVSGLTDRFGDVRRFGCAQLELAMVASGALEGTITNLRANPWDTVAGVALIRAAGGTVTDLEGNHWCHDSEGLVASNGALHDELRAAARTIDEGGD, encoded by the coding sequence ATGAGCAAACACGACGGGGCTGCCGGGCGCGCGAGCGTCGCGGTCCACGCCGCCCGCGCCGGGGCAGATGTCGCCGCGGGCTCCTTTCGCGGCGAACTCGAGGTCGACCGGAAGGACGGCAAGACCGACGTCGTCACGCAGGCCGACCGCGAGGCCCAGCAACGTGTGATCGACGTGATCGAGGCCTCCTACCCGGACGATCCGATCGTCGGCGAGGAGGACGACGCGCTGAAGGCGGTTCCCGAGACGGGGCCGGCCTGGATCGTCGACCCCATCGACGGAACGAACAACTACGTCAACGGGATCCGCGCGTTCGGGACGGCCGTCGCGGCGGTCCGCGACGGCGACCCCGTCGCCGCGGCCACCGTCTGTCCCGCGCTGGGGGACACCTACCGCGTCGGGCCGACGGGCGCCGTTCGCAACGACGAGCCCCTCTCGGTCAGCGACTGCGCCGATCCCGAGGCTGCGACCGTCTGCCCCACCTACTGGTGGAACTTCGACCAGCGCGACCAGTACGCCGCGGCGGTCAGCGGCCTCACCGACCGCTTCGGCGACGTTCGCCGCTTCGGCTGCGCCCAGCTCGAGCTCGCGATGGTCGCGTCGGGCGCGCTCGAAGGGACGATCACGAACCTGCGGGCCAACCCGTGGGACACCGTCGCGGGCGTCGCGCTGATCCGGGCGGCCGGCGGGACCGTGACGGACCTCGAGGGGAACCATTGGTGCCACGACAGCGAGGGGCTGGTCGCCTCGAACGGAGCGCTCCACGACGAACTCCGCGCCGCCGCGCGGACGATCGACGAAGGCGGCGACTGA
- a CDS encoding dodecin family protein, producing MGERAEIVELVGSSTESWEDAVQNAMDAADGTIGHISGVEIDSEPTETGREGGETERYVVTLEASFDPEGS from the coding sequence ATGGGTGAGAGAGCCGAAATCGTCGAGCTGGTCGGGAGCTCGACCGAATCGTGGGAGGACGCCGTACAGAACGCGATGGACGCCGCCGACGGAACGATCGGCCACATCAGCGGGGTCGAGATCGACTCGGAGCCGACCGAGACCGGTCGCGAGGGCGGGGAGACCGAACGGTACGTGGTCACGCTCGAGGCCTCGTTCGACCCGGAGGGGAGCTGA
- a CDS encoding DUF5795 family protein, producing MSENRVVQGRMVTAEKLAELVEGDSVMEVDSIQEADRECPDCGGNVLEVTYMPSVTELVTGWKCQDCDWSEADRD from the coding sequence GTGAGCGAGAACCGCGTCGTTCAGGGGCGAATGGTTACGGCCGAGAAACTCGCAGAGCTGGTCGAGGGCGACTCCGTCATGGAGGTCGACTCCATCCAAGAAGCCGACCGAGAGTGTCCGGACTGCGGCGGCAACGTCCTCGAGGTGACCTACATGCCGTCGGTCACCGAGCTCGTCACCGGCTGGAAGTGCCAGGACTGCGACTGGAGCGAAGCCGACCGAGACTGA
- a CDS encoding ribonuclease J produces MEIEIATIGGYEEVGRQMTAVRAGTDIVIFDMGLNLSKVLIHDNLRTEGMHSLDLIDMGAIPDDRIMSDLEGDVKAIVPTHGHLDHIGAISKLAHRYDAPVVASPFTIELVKGELADEQKFDSGNDLVKMEAGETMSIGDSGKVELEFVNVTHSIIDAINPVLHTPEGAIVYGLDKRMDHTPVIGDPIDMKRFREIGREGEGVLCYIEDCTNANKKGRTQSERVAREHLRDVLYSVEDYDGGIVATTFSSHIARVKSLVEFAKDIGRQPVLLGRSMEQYSGTAERMGFAEFPDDLGMFGHRNSVDRTFERIMNEGKEDYLPVVTGHQGEPRAMLTRMGRGETPYELDDGDKVVFSAGIIPEPTNEGQRYQAEKLLGMQGARIYSDIHVSGHLRQEGHYEMLDALQPQHVIPAHQNMKGFSGYVDLASNQGYKLGRDLHVTCNGNLIQLV; encoded by the coding sequence ATGGAAATCGAAATCGCAACAATCGGCGGCTACGAGGAAGTCGGACGGCAGATGACTGCCGTCCGCGCGGGAACCGACATCGTCATCTTCGACATGGGGCTGAACCTGTCGAAGGTACTGATCCACGACAACCTCCGCACGGAGGGGATGCACAGCCTGGACCTGATCGACATGGGGGCGATCCCCGACGATCGGATCATGAGCGACCTCGAGGGCGACGTGAAAGCGATCGTCCCGACCCACGGCCACTTGGACCACATCGGCGCCATCTCGAAGCTGGCCCACCGGTACGACGCGCCGGTCGTCGCGTCGCCGTTCACGATCGAACTCGTCAAGGGCGAACTCGCGGACGAACAGAAGTTCGACAGCGGGAATGACCTCGTGAAGATGGAGGCCGGCGAGACGATGTCGATCGGCGACTCCGGTAAGGTCGAACTCGAGTTCGTCAACGTCACCCACTCGATCATCGACGCGATCAATCCGGTCCTCCACACGCCCGAGGGCGCAATCGTCTACGGGCTGGACAAGCGGATGGACCACACGCCCGTCATCGGCGATCCGATCGACATGAAGCGGTTCCGCGAGATCGGTCGCGAAGGCGAGGGCGTCCTCTGTTACATCGAGGACTGCACCAACGCCAACAAGAAGGGCCGCACCCAGTCCGAGCGGGTCGCCCGGGAGCACCTCCGGGACGTCCTCTACAGCGTCGAGGACTACGACGGCGGCATCGTCGCCACCACGTTCTCGAGTCACATCGCCCGCGTGAAGAGCCTCGTCGAGTTCGCCAAGGATATCGGCCGCCAGCCCGTCCTGCTGGGCCGCTCGATGGAACAGTACTCGGGCACCGCCGAACGCATGGGCTTCGCCGAGTTCCCGGACGACCTCGGCATGTTCGGCCACCGAAACTCCGTCGACCGCACGTTCGAGCGTATCATGAACGAGGGGAAGGAGGACTACCTGCCGGTCGTCACCGGCCACCAGGGCGAACCCCGCGCGATGCTCACTCGGATGGGCCGCGGCGAGACGCCCTACGAACTGGACGACGGCGACAAGGTCGTCTTCTCGGCCGGAATCATTCCGGAGCCGACCAACGAGGGCCAGCGCTACCAGGCCGAGAAGCTGCTCGGCATGCAGGGCGCGCGGATCTACTCCGATATCCACGTGTCGGGCCACCTCCGCCAGGAGGGCCACTACGAGATGCTCGATGCCCTCCAGCCCCAGCACGTCATCCCGGCTCACCAGAACATGAAGGGGTTCTCGGGGTACGTCGACCTCGCCTCGAACCAGGGGTACAAACTCGGACGGGACCTCCACGTCACGTGTAACGGCAACCTCATCCAGCTCGTCTGA
- a CDS encoding universal stress protein, with translation MSDHVLVPFDGSAPARHALEHALENFPGAEITVLTVIDEVGHESEYAEAEETGQLFASAKRRLETADAIAEECGGSIRRVADIGPTCETITEYAETADVDHVVIGTHGRTGIARIVVGSVAETVVRQSSSPVTAVK, from the coding sequence ATGAGCGACCACGTTCTCGTCCCGTTCGACGGATCGGCGCCCGCCCGTCACGCGCTGGAACACGCGCTCGAGAACTTTCCGGGCGCGGAGATCACGGTGCTGACGGTCATCGACGAGGTCGGGCACGAGTCGGAGTACGCGGAGGCCGAAGAGACGGGGCAACTGTTCGCGAGCGCGAAGCGGCGGCTGGAAACCGCCGACGCGATCGCCGAGGAGTGTGGCGGTTCGATCCGCCGCGTCGCCGATATCGGCCCGACCTGCGAAACGATCACCGAGTACGCGGAGACCGCGGACGTCGATCACGTCGTTATCGGGACCCACGGCCGAACGGGGATCGCCAGAATCGTCGTCGGGAGCGTTGCCGAAACCGTCGTCCGGCAGAGTTCGTCGCCCGTCACGGCCGTCAAGTAG
- a CDS encoding UbiA family prenyltransferase produces the protein MSSLESALRLFVHSNLFISLATTSVVVTTILLANLPLEPLPLFIVFAATLFVYTVNRFTDLEEDEENVPERASFTKRYGRLLLAAGVGLYVTAIGVAVILGLPGAVYLLLPPVAILLYSVGGIKQVFLVKNLFVGFAWGIVPLGVGYYYGRLWTLEILAFAVYLTAMITVAAAIFDIKDIEGDRQEGIATVPNRFGTAATRRYSQAANLAIAAAVVAVVAGSDLSLEFLSLLAMNGYVACYIPFATPERGPLYYGFVVDGEHVFLAAVVVGLDWLVW, from the coding sequence ATGTCGTCGCTCGAGTCGGCCCTCCGCCTGTTCGTCCACAGCAACCTCTTCATCTCGCTGGCGACGACGAGCGTCGTCGTCACGACGATCCTGCTCGCGAATCTGCCCCTCGAGCCGCTTCCACTCTTTATCGTCTTCGCGGCCACGCTGTTCGTCTATACCGTCAACCGGTTCACCGACCTCGAGGAGGACGAGGAAAACGTTCCGGAGCGCGCCTCGTTTACGAAACGGTACGGCCGACTGCTGCTCGCCGCGGGCGTCGGCCTGTACGTCACCGCCATCGGCGTCGCTGTTATCCTCGGGCTCCCCGGCGCAGTCTACCTCCTCCTCCCGCCGGTCGCCATCCTTCTCTACTCGGTCGGCGGGATCAAGCAGGTGTTCCTCGTGAAGAACCTGTTCGTCGGGTTTGCCTGGGGCATCGTCCCGCTCGGCGTCGGCTACTACTACGGCCGACTCTGGACGCTTGAGATCCTCGCGTTCGCGGTGTATCTGACCGCGATGATCACCGTCGCGGCCGCCATCTTCGACATCAAGGACATCGAGGGCGACCGGCAGGAGGGGATCGCGACCGTTCCGAACCGGTTCGGGACGGCCGCGACCCGTCGGTACTCCCAGGCCGCGAACCTCGCGATCGCCGCGGCCGTCGTCGCCGTCGTCGCCGGGAGCGACCTCTCCCTCGAGTTCCTTTCCCTGCTCGCGATGAACGGCTACGTCGCCTGTTACATCCCCTTCGCGACGCCCGAACGCGGACCGCTGTACTACGGGTTCGTCGTCGACGGCGAGCACGTCTTTCTGGCGGCCGTCGTAGTGGGACTCGACTGGCTGGTCTGGTAA